In Chloracidobacterium sp., one genomic interval encodes:
- a CDS encoding L,D-transpeptidase family protein, whose amino-acid sequence MRPINILLLLLLSAAVFYGQTKTVEPLASYPPFADSLQLVVVTARDWNSSIGTARLFNREDTRSKWKPASDKFAVVLGKNGLALAKGVTAKDFTTVKAEGDGRSPAGLFPLTEAFGTGVKPVAVEMPYSKLGEYTECVDDPRSQFYNRIVDRMKVGVFDWKSSEKMLAVGEPYALGVFVGFNSFPVEKGSGSCIFLHVWKDQNTATEGCTAMERRNVERILGWIVRSKNPYLVQLTEADYKTKQKAWELPKL is encoded by the coding sequence ATGAGGCCGATCAATATCCTTCTCTTATTGCTTTTATCCGCCGCTGTATTCTACGGCCAAACCAAAACGGTTGAACCTTTGGCGTCATATCCTCCGTTCGCCGACTCGCTGCAACTGGTTGTCGTTACCGCAAGGGACTGGAATTCCAGCATCGGAACTGCTCGGCTGTTCAACCGTGAGGACACGAGGTCGAAATGGAAGCCCGCAAGTGACAAATTCGCTGTTGTCTTAGGAAAGAACGGACTTGCTCTCGCAAAAGGCGTTACGGCGAAAGACTTTACAACGGTCAAGGCAGAGGGCGACGGCCGCTCGCCCGCCGGGCTTTTTCCTCTAACCGAGGCATTCGGCACCGGCGTCAAACCAGTCGCCGTTGAAATGCCGTATTCAAAGCTCGGCGAATATACCGAGTGTGTTGATGATCCGCGTTCGCAATTCTATAACAGGATCGTCGATAGGATGAAGGTCGGCGTCTTCGACTGGAAAAGCTCCGAGAAGATGCTCGCCGTCGGTGAGCCTTATGCGTTAGGGGTCTTTGTCGGTTTTAATTCGTTTCCGGTCGAAAAAGGCAGCGGCTCATGCATATTCCTGCACGTTTGGAAGGATCAGAACACTGCGACGGAAGGCTGCACCGCAATGGAACGCCGCAACGTCGAACGCATTCTCGGCTGGATCGTGCGTTCAAAGAACCCGTACCTCGTACAGCTCACCGAAGCCGACTACAAAACGAAACAAAAGGCGTGGGAACTGCCGAAACTTTAG
- the uvrA gene encoding excinuclease ABC subunit UvrA: protein MQARKKKEQAIEVKGARTHNLKNISASLPINRLTVVTGVSGSGKSSFVFDTLYAEGQRRYVESLSAYARQFLERMDKPDVDEVTNIAPAIAIRQKNSTKNPRSTVATQTEIYDYLRLLFARAGQTFCSNCGREVKKDSPESAAEETLATLVPGTRFYVLFPIRSGSPDEPEHGQNAAGTRRAGRVSANAKPLGTTAFLISLLQQGFSRLYRSGEVIELTRPEDFPYESLDGVHVLIDRLKAGNDIRERLVDSLETCFREAHSAVIREYVSSDDAEPVVLRFSDSFVCKYDGTRYHEPEPHLFSFNSPFGACRTCQGFGNTIGIDYGLVIPNPLLSLKQGAVEPFTRPMHAWAQKELAGYAASAGIDMNKPFADLPDHQQNCVVYGDEGWRGLKGFFEWLETKKYKLHIRVFLAKYRGYTVCPDCGGQRLRQEARDVKIGMLSLPEIVAMSIRDAHEFFEALELDRERAVIADKVLTEVRRRLKFLVDVGLDYLDLGRLAATLSGGEAQRIQLATNLGSLLVGTLYVLDEPSIGLHPRDNARLIEILQGLRDIGNTVVVVEHDQEMMRVADNIIDIGVNAGEAGGELVFEGSFPSLLEDRTSLTAKYLRGDAVIRVPTQRRKPTKDRIEIIDAREHNLKNISVKIPLGMLVCITGVSGSGKSTLVHDVLYAGLKKKRGEWNAPVGFFKEIKGSDKIDDVILVDQSPIGRTPRSNPVTYIKAYDTIRELFAATASAKAKGLNASHFSFNVPGGRCETCQGSGTVTIEMQFLADVELTCEDCRGKRFKSEILDVRYKGKNIDEVLQLTIREALLHFKDVPKLVSRLKVLDAVGLGYLRLGQSATTLSGGEAQRVKLASHLAQRSSSKTLFIFDEPTTGLHFDDISKLLLAFRALIDAGGSLVVIEHNLDVIKTADHVIDLGPEGGVGGGEVVAVGTPEQIAANERSITGRFLKEVLG, encoded by the coding sequence ATGCAGGCGCGGAAGAAGAAAGAGCAGGCAATAGAGGTCAAAGGAGCCCGTACTCATAACCTGAAGAATATCAGCGCGTCGCTCCCGATAAACAGGCTGACGGTCGTTACAGGCGTTTCAGGCTCAGGAAAATCATCGTTCGTCTTTGACACGCTTTATGCGGAAGGGCAGCGCCGCTATGTCGAATCGCTGTCGGCATACGCGCGGCAGTTCCTCGAACGGATGGATAAGCCCGATGTGGATGAGGTAACGAACATCGCACCGGCCATCGCGATCAGGCAAAAGAATTCGACAAAAAATCCGCGTTCGACCGTTGCCACGCAGACCGAGATCTATGATTATCTTCGCCTGCTGTTTGCCCGTGCGGGACAAACCTTCTGCAGCAACTGCGGCCGAGAGGTAAAGAAAGATTCACCCGAATCGGCGGCCGAGGAAACGCTTGCAACACTCGTACCGGGAACGCGTTTCTATGTGCTTTTTCCGATCCGAAGCGGTTCGCCAGATGAGCCGGAACATGGACAAAATGCGGCCGGCACGCGCCGCGCGGGAAGGGTTTCGGCAAATGCGAAGCCGCTCGGCACGACAGCATTTCTGATCTCGCTTCTTCAGCAAGGGTTTTCGAGGCTTTACCGCAGCGGAGAAGTAATAGAACTCACAAGGCCTGAGGATTTTCCTTACGAAAGCCTTGACGGCGTTCATGTGTTGATCGACCGGCTAAAGGCCGGCAACGATATTCGCGAGCGGCTGGTCGATTCGCTCGAAACCTGCTTTCGCGAGGCTCATTCCGCCGTGATACGCGAATATGTTTCGTCCGATGATGCCGAGCCGGTCGTACTCCGCTTTTCGGACAGTTTTGTCTGCAAATACGACGGTACAAGGTATCACGAACCCGAGCCGCATCTCTTTAGTTTCAACTCACCCTTCGGTGCGTGCCGTACATGCCAAGGTTTTGGCAATACGATAGGCATTGACTACGGCCTTGTGATACCGAATCCGCTGCTTTCGCTTAAGCAGGGTGCGGTCGAGCCTTTTACGCGGCCGATGCATGCGTGGGCACAAAAGGAGCTTGCGGGATATGCCGCATCTGCGGGCATCGATATGAACAAGCCCTTCGCCGACCTGCCGGACCATCAGCAGAACTGCGTCGTTTACGGCGATGAAGGCTGGCGTGGGCTAAAGGGTTTCTTTGAGTGGCTTGAAACAAAGAAATACAAGCTTCATATTCGGGTCTTTCTCGCAAAATATCGCGGCTACACCGTTTGCCCCGACTGCGGCGGACAAAGGCTGCGGCAGGAGGCACGCGATGTAAAGATCGGGATGCTTTCGCTGCCTGAGATCGTTGCGATGTCAATTCGCGACGCTCACGAATTCTTCGAGGCGCTCGAACTCGACCGCGAGCGTGCCGTAATTGCCGACAAAGTGCTTACTGAGGTCAGAAGGCGCCTGAAATTCCTCGTAGATGTCGGCCTTGATTATCTCGATCTCGGCCGGCTGGCGGCTACACTCTCGGGAGGCGAGGCTCAGCGGATACAGCTTGCGACAAATCTCGGTTCACTGCTCGTCGGTACGCTGTATGTGCTTGATGAACCGAGCATAGGGCTTCATCCGCGTGACAATGCTCGGCTTATAGAGATCCTGCAGGGACTTCGTGACATCGGAAATACGGTCGTCGTCGTCGAACACGATCAGGAGATGATGCGTGTCGCCGATAACATCATAGATATAGGCGTAAATGCGGGCGAGGCAGGCGGCGAGCTTGTTTTTGAGGGCAGTTTTCCGAGCCTTCTGGAGGACCGAACATCGCTGACCGCAAAGTATCTTCGCGGGGATGCTGTCATCCGCGTGCCTACGCAGCGGCGCAAGCCTACAAAGGATCGGATCGAGATCATAGACGCTCGCGAACACAATCTAAAGAACATTTCGGTCAAGATACCGCTCGGTATGCTTGTATGCATCACCGGAGTTTCCGGCAGCGGCAAATCGACGCTTGTTCACGATGTGCTTTATGCCGGGCTGAAGAAAAAACGCGGTGAATGGAACGCGCCCGTCGGTTTCTTCAAAGAGATCAAGGGCAGCGACAAGATCGACGACGTCATACTCGTCGATCAATCGCCGATAGGCCGCACTCCGCGTTCGAACCCTGTAACGTATATCAAGGCTTACGATACGATCCGCGAACTCTTTGCCGCGACCGCATCCGCAAAGGCAAAAGGCTTGAACGCATCACACTTTTCGTTCAACGTGCCGGGCGGCCGCTGCGAAACGTGCCAGGGCTCCGGCACCGTTACTATCGAAATGCAGTTCCTCGCCGATGTCGAGCTGACCTGCGAAGATTGCCGCGGCAAGCGGTTCAAGAGCGAGATATTGGATGTACGCTACAAGGGAAAGAACATTGACGAGGTGCTGCAATTGACCATCCGCGAGGCGTTGCTTCACTTCAAAGATGTGCCGAAGCTCGTATCCCGCTTAAAAGTGCTCGATGCGGTCGGTCTCGGCTATCTGCGTCTCGGCCAATCGGCAACGACCCTTTCCGGCGGTGAGGCTCAGCGCGTCAAGCTCGCCTCGCATCTTGCACAACGATCGTCGTCAAAAACACTATTCATCTTTGACGAACCGACAACGGGCCTGCATTTCGACGATATCAGCAAACTGCTGCTCGCATTCCGTGCCCTTATTGACGCCGGCGGCAGCCTCGTCGTGATCGAGCACAACCTCGATGTCATCAAAACTGCCGATCACGTCATCGACCTCGGCCCCGAAGGCGGCGTTGGCGGCGGCGAGGTCGTCGCCGTGGGCACGCCTGAGCAGATAGCCGCGAACGAGCGATCTATCACGGGACGGTTCCTTAAAGAAGTTCTGGGCTAA
- a CDS encoding DUF2695 domain-containing protein — MPIIRKHEIENLEQMTVDELREFLERLPESQMTISKMLDFIEDELFDSECNHSLQYAMRFMMDNRLDFPRLTTWLNGNGGYCDCKVMEQIAPPWRSKFGDD; from the coding sequence ATGCCCATTATCAGGAAACACGAGATAGAGAACCTCGAACAAATGACAGTCGATGAACTCCGCGAGTTCCTCGAAAGGCTGCCCGAATCGCAGATGACGATCAGCAAGATGCTGGATTTTATCGAAGATGAGCTTTTTGACAGCGAGTGTAATCACAGCCTGCAGTATGCGATGCGGTTCATGATGGATAACCGCCTCGATTTTCCGCGGCTTACGACGTGGCTGAACGGCAACGGCGGCTATTGTGATTGTAAGGTGATGGAGCAGATCGCACCGCCGTGGCGTTCCAAGTTCGGCGATGATTAG
- a CDS encoding MFS transporter produces the protein MLLDISPLRVSRDYRVLFFGQLVSFFGSMMTFIIIPWQMYQLTGSNAMVGYIALAEFVPMVVLSFVGGAMADYFDRRLMLRLTEAGQTLLTALLVVNAFLDEPHIWLLFIVVAFHAGLAALQRPAYESYIQAVVPAEMMVAVQALNSIRFNIGMILGPAIGGIIAAKFAAVDAYMIDLATFAASLIAVMLLKYLPRNPNADKPSVRSVITSLKYAVSRQELLGTYFIDIAAMFFSFPQALYPALASNYGNETVGLFPGALAAGALIASLTSGWTRKITRHGVWVIIAAIFWGVGILAFGAADSIYTALLFLAAAGFSDMISGIFRGAIWNQTIPNFMRGRMASIEMISYLTGPMLGSAKMGVVAEYTSVRFALVSGGIACVVAVAATALFLPKFFSYDGRDGIRQREIEEARRSEASRLSESEF, from the coding sequence ATGCTGCTTGATATTTCTCCATTAAGGGTGTCGCGCGACTACCGCGTTCTCTTTTTCGGTCAACTCGTCTCATTCTTCGGGTCGATGATGACATTCATCATCATTCCGTGGCAGATGTACCAGCTTACCGGATCGAATGCGATGGTCGGCTATATCGCATTGGCTGAGTTCGTGCCGATGGTGGTGCTGAGCTTTGTCGGCGGGGCGATGGCGGATTATTTCGATCGGCGGCTGATGCTGCGTCTCACTGAGGCCGGGCAGACGCTGCTTACGGCTCTTTTGGTTGTCAATGCCTTCCTTGATGAACCGCATATCTGGCTGCTCTTTATTGTCGTAGCCTTCCACGCGGGCCTTGCGGCTCTCCAGCGGCCCGCTTACGAGTCTTATATTCAGGCGGTCGTTCCGGCCGAGATGATGGTTGCCGTACAGGCCCTCAACTCGATCAGGTTCAACATCGGGATGATACTCGGGCCGGCGATCGGCGGCATCATTGCGGCGAAGTTCGCTGCCGTGGACGCTTATATGATCGATCTCGCAACGTTCGCCGCGTCCCTTATTGCGGTGATGCTACTGAAGTATCTGCCGCGCAACCCGAATGCCGACAAGCCGAGCGTCCGCAGCGTTATCACGTCACTAAAATATGCTGTGAGTCGTCAGGAACTTCTCGGGACATATTTCATTGACATCGCCGCGATGTTCTTTTCGTTCCCGCAGGCATTGTATCCGGCGTTGGCGAGCAACTACGGCAATGAGACCGTAGGCCTCTTTCCCGGAGCTCTTGCGGCCGGTGCCCTCATCGCAAGCCTGACCTCAGGCTGGACGCGCAAGATCACACGCCACGGCGTTTGGGTGATAATCGCGGCGATCTTTTGGGGCGTGGGCATTCTTGCCTTCGGTGCGGCAGACAGCATCTACACGGCATTGTTATTTCTGGCGGCCGCAGGATTTTCGGATATGATATCGGGCATCTTTCGCGGTGCGATCTGGAATCAGACGATCCCGAATTTTATGCGCGGGCGTATGGCGAGTATCGAGATGATAAGCTACCTGACAGGGCCGATGCTCGGCAGTGCGAAGATGGGCGTCGTAGCCGAATACACGAGCGTACGGTTCGCATTGGTGAGCGGCGGCATAGCGTGCGTCGTCGCGGTTGCGGCAACGGCACTATTCCTGCCGAAATTCTTCTCATACGATGGCCGTGACGGCATTCGCCAACGCGAGATCGAAGAAGCCCGACGCTCCGAAGCATCACGCCTCAGCGAATCAGAGTTCTAG